Below is a genomic region from Pirellulales bacterium.
CGGGGACTGCGGCGGTGAAGCCGAGAGTAACGCCGCCCAGATTTGAATCGCTTGCCGATGATCCGCCGCTGGCCAGAGAGGTTGAAGAAGGAAGCCAACCAGCGCCGAACGAAGCAGTC
It encodes:
- a CDS encoding PEP-CTERM sorting domain-containing protein, translating into TASFGAGWLPSSTSLASGGSSASDSNLGGVTLGFTAAVPEPATLLLALLGLAVLGSLRWRKPK